In a genomic window of Burkholderiales bacterium:
- a CDS encoding elongation factor Tu produces the protein TEMVMPGDNVTVTVALIAPIAMEEGLRFAIREGGRTVGAGVVAKIIE, from the coding sequence CACCGAGATGGTGATGCCGGGGGACAATGTGACGGTGACGGTGGCGCTCATTGCCCCGATTGCCATGGAAGAGGGCTTGCGTTTCGCCATCCGCGAAGGCGGCCGCACCGTGGGCGCCGGCGTGGTCGCGAAGATAATCGAGTGA
- the secE gene encoding preprotein translocase subunit SecE yields MADKIKLLVALLLVAAGIAGYYYLADSATIIRIAPILAGLVLAVVLAWFTAPGKQFYTFSQEAVEETKKVVWPTRKEAFQVTGIVMLFVLAMALFLWMVDAGLLWVVHYLMGRSE; encoded by the coding sequence ATGGCGGACAAAATCAAACTGCTGGTGGCGCTGCTGTTGGTGGCAGCAGGCATAGCCGGTTATTACTATCTGGCAGACAGTGCGACCATCATCCGCATTGCTCCCATCCTGGCGGGCCTGGTGCTGGCCGTGGTGCTGGCGTGGTTTACCGCCCCGGGCAAGCAGTTTTACACGTTCAGCCAGGAAGCGGTTGAAGAAACCAAGAAAGTGGTGTGGCCGACGCGCAAGGAAGCGTTTCAAGTTACCGGGATCGTTATGCTGTTCGTGCTGGCGATGGCGTTGTTTTTATGGATGGTGGATGCGGGATTGCTATGGGTGGTGCATTATCTGATGGGGCGGAGCGAATAG